The bacterium nucleotide sequence GATGGGCTTGAGCCCCAACCTGGTCACCGGGATGGGCGTGGTCGTCTCCTTGATGGTCCCCTATGAACTGCTCCAGGACCGTTCCGTCGCCGCGGGGCTCTGGCTTTTCGCTTGCGGATTCTTCGATGTTCTCGACGGTTCCATCGCCCGCAATGAAAAGCTTCGGACCTCCTTCGGGGCCTTCTGGGATTCGACCTTGGACCGGTTTTCGGAGGCGGTCGTTTTTGGGGGATTCGTTCTTTATTACAGCCGCCACTCGGATGAGACCGGTGTCCTGCTCTCTTTCTCGGTCTTCACCCTCTCCCTTTTGGTCTCCTATACCCGGGCCCGGGCGGAAGGGCTAGGGATCGAGTGCGAGGTCGGGGTCCTGCCCCGCACGGGTCGCATCCTGATGCTCATCGCTGGGCTCCTCTTCCACCAGTTGATCCCAGTGCTTTGGCTGATAGGGTTTTTTTCATTAATTACGGTGGGTCAGAGGGTCCATCGAGTTTGGGTATCGCTCAAGACCCGTAAAAAGCGGTAGAATCGTCCCAATTCCCGGAGGTTGTCCTTTATGCCGAAGATCCGAGTGGCCATCGTGGGCGTGGGGTGCTGCGCCTCTTCCCTGTTACAGGGCGTCCAGTTCTACCGCAATGCCGAGGAAGACGGGTTCGTCCCGGGCCTCATGCACGTGCGCTTGGGCCAATACCATGTGGGCGACCTCGAGTTCTCCGCCGCTTTCGACGTGGATATCAACAAGGTCGGCAAGGACCTCGGCGAAGCCATCTTCACCCCCATCAATAACACCATCAAATTCTCCGATGTGCCCAAGCTGGGAGTGACGGTCCAGCGAGGTCCGACCTTGGACGGTTTGGGGAAGTATTACCGCGAGGTCGTGACCGAAGCCCCCGGGAAACCCGTGGACGTGGCCCAGGTCCTGAAGGACACCCGGACGGACGTGCTCATCAATTACCTGCCGGTGGGCAGTGAGGAAGCCACCAAGTTCTACATGGCCGAGGCCCTGAAAGCGGGGGTCGGTGTGGTCAATTGCATGCCGGTCTTCATCGCCTCCAACCCGGGCTGGGCCAAGAAGTTCGAGCAGGCAGGCCTGCCGATCCTGGGGGACGACATCAAGGCCCAGGTGGGGGCCACCATCATCCACCGGGTCCTGGCCAAGCTCTTCTCGGACCGGGGCGTGACGCTCGATCACACCTCCCAGCTCAATTTCGGCGGCAATATGGACTTCAAGAACATGCTGGAACGGGAGCGGCTGGAGTCCAAGAAGATCTCCAAGACCGGTTCGGTCGTGAGCCAGTTGTCCCACCCCATCGACCCCAAGGACATCTATATCGGCCCCTCCGATTACGTGCCCTGGTTGAACGACCGCAAGTGGGCCCATATCCGGCTCGAGGGCCGGGAGTTCGGGAATATCCCGGTCTCGGTCGAGCTGAAGCTGGAGGTCTGGGATTCGCCCAACAGCGCCGGCGTGGCCATCGACGCCATCCGCTGCTGCAAGCTGGCGCTCGATTCCAAATTGGCCGGTGCCCAGGAAGGTCCGTCCTCTTATTTCTTCAAGACCCCGCCTGTTCAATATTCCGATGCCGAGGCCTATGAGTTGGTGGAACAGTTCATCGCCAAGTACGCCAAGCCGGGAGTTCCGGTCAAGACGATTTGAGGTTTCTCTTTCTTTCGATCCTACTTTTATTCCCTCGACAGGTAAGTGCATGGGGCGCTGTGGGCCATGAGACCGTCGCCCTGATCGCCCAGGACCGGATCACGCCAAGGGCCCGGCAGGCCATTCAAGAGATATTGGAGCGGGAGACCCTTTCCTTCGTTTCCACCTGGGCCGACCGAATGGCCCACGACAAACCCGAAACGGCCCCGTGGCACTACTTCAACCTGGATATCCGCCAGCCGCAAACCGCCTATGACATGGCCGATGCCTGTCCCAACCACGATTGCGTGGTGGAACAGATCGAAAGGGACCTTTCGGTCCTTTCCAATGGGAATGCCTCCCTCGGGGAAAAAAGGGAAGCCCTGAAATACCTGGTGCATTTCGTGGGGGACATCCATCAACCCCTCCATTGCGCCGATGACCAGGACCGGGGCGGGAACGACAAGTGGTTCCGCTGGCATGGCCCCAATGGCACCGCCCAACGCTACAAATGGGTGAACCTTCACTCCTTGTGGGATGACTTGCTCCAACCGAACCGACGTCCTAATCCCCATTTCTTGGCCCGAAAACTGGAAAAAGAAATAACGCCCCAGGAAGAGCGGGATTGGTGTAAGGGCAAGGCGGAAGACTGGGGTTGGGAGAGTTTTCGCATCGCTCAAAACGATATTTACCCCGGCCTGCCCTCGGGGCCCTTGCCGGACAAGAACCGGTGGGGAAGGGACCTGCCGGAAAAGTTCTATTCCCCTACAATGAAGGCCACGGCCTACCGCCAATTGGAAAAGGCCGGGGTCCGTTTAGCCTGGCTGTTGAACGGCATCTTTAAATAAGTAAATCTGTCATTGCGAGGAGTGACCACTGAATAGGTGGTCAAAAACGACGAAGCAACCTCAGTTCCAAATATATTTCCTTGGGAAGAGGCTTATTTAAACTGGGATTGCTTCAGGCAGATACGGTTCCCTATTCGGGAACCAAGCCCTCGCAATGACAGAAAATTCTTAGGAATTTGAATGCTCCAAGTCCACACCGCCATCGAGAACGTCACCCTTTACGACGGGGTCAAGGACAAGCCCTTGTCCCGTGCGACCCTTCTCGTTTCCGGCGAAAAACTGGAATATGTAGGGCTTCATTCCAAGGCGCCCGCCTACGAGGCCCGGACCGCCGTGGATGGGCAGGGTCTTTTCGTCCTTCCGGGCCTCATCGACCTGCATGTCCACGGCCTGGTGGACGAGACCACCTTGGAAAGCTTCCTTCGAAACGGCGTCACCACCGTCCGGGACTTGGCCAGCGACCTCTTCGAGGGCATGGCCTGGAAGGCCCGGGAACGCTCCGGTCTCATCGCCTCGCCCCGGCTTTACATTTCCGGTCCTGTCCTGACCTGTCCGCAGGGTTATCCCGAGAACGTCTGGGGGCCCAAGGTCTCCGCCCCCGTGCAGGGCCGTTACCAATCCCAGGACAAGGTGAAGAGGATCGTCGGGATGGGCGTGGATGTGGTGAAGATCGGGATGGAACACGAGCTGGGGCCGGTCCTTTCCGAGACCGAGGTCGTTTCCATCGTGAAGGCGGCCAAGGAACTTTCCAAAAGGGTGACCGCCCATATCACCAACGAACAGGATTTCGAGGTCTGCCTCAAGTCGGGTGTGGGGGAATTGGCCCATATCCCCGCGCGCCCTGTCTCCGACGACCTTTGGAAGGAGGCGGTGAGGAAAAAGGTCCTCATCCTTCCCACCATCCATGCCCACGCGGGTTGGGCCGAGGAATGGAAGCGCAAGGCCGACCATCCCTTCGGCCAGTTCTGTCAGCACGGTTTCAAGGCCGGGCACCACCAGTGCCAAAAGAACCTGGAACGCTTCCTGGAACTGGGCGGCAAGGTGGCCTATGGGACCGACGCGGGCAATCCCCACATGCCTTTCGGCGTTTCCACCAAGGAATGGCGGGACCTGCAAAGCACGGGGATCACTCCCAGCCAATGCTTGAAGATGGCCACCTCGGAAGCGGCCAAGGTGCTGGGGGAGGAAGAACGGTTGGGGTCCCTTGAAAAGGGGAAGTTCGCGGACCTGGCCCTTTACCAGCACGATCCCCTCAAGGACCCTCAGAATTTCCGGACGCTGAAAATGGTGTATAAAGGGGGTCGGGCCTACGCGCCGGGAGACCTGGAATTCCCCCAGCCTTTCGACCTGGATTTTTGGATCCGGCAATGGGACCGGACCAAGTTCGAACCCGGATGGCAGGAAGCTTTTGGAGGAAAGTAGCCATGCCGATCTATTCCACTTATAAGGAGCACCACGGCAACAAGCGCTTGTGGGAGGGAGTGGGCATCACCTTCGCCATCATGGGCTCGGTCTTCCTGTTGGCCTATGCCTGCTTCATCTCCTGGTCCCAATGGGGACCGAACGGCCCGACCAGTGCCTGGACCAATATCCCCCTGACCCTGCTGGCCTTTTACGGGGCGACCCAATGGGTCTTCGTCCTGCCGGCCTATTGG carries:
- a CDS encoding CDP-alcohol phosphatidyltransferase family protein encodes the protein MSPRKYTVKGWIDDHWRPVTRGLARMGLSPNLVTGMGVVVSLMVPYELLQDRSVAAGLWLFACGFFDVLDGSIARNEKLRTSFGAFWDSTLDRFSEAVVFGGFVLYYSRHSDETGVLLSFSVFTLSLLVSYTRARAEGLGIECEVGVLPRTGRILMLIAGLLFHQLIPVLWLIGFFSLITVGQRVHRVWVSLKTRKKR
- a CDS encoding inositol-3-phosphate synthase; its protein translation is MPKIRVAIVGVGCCASSLLQGVQFYRNAEEDGFVPGLMHVRLGQYHVGDLEFSAAFDVDINKVGKDLGEAIFTPINNTIKFSDVPKLGVTVQRGPTLDGLGKYYREVVTEAPGKPVDVAQVLKDTRTDVLINYLPVGSEEATKFYMAEALKAGVGVVNCMPVFIASNPGWAKKFEQAGLPILGDDIKAQVGATIIHRVLAKLFSDRGVTLDHTSQLNFGGNMDFKNMLERERLESKKISKTGSVVSQLSHPIDPKDIYIGPSDYVPWLNDRKWAHIRLEGREFGNIPVSVELKLEVWDSPNSAGVAIDAIRCCKLALDSKLAGAQEGPSSYFFKTPPVQYSDAEAYELVEQFIAKYAKPGVPVKTI
- a CDS encoding S1/P1 nuclease — protein: MGHETVALIAQDRITPRARQAIQEILERETLSFVSTWADRMAHDKPETAPWHYFNLDIRQPQTAYDMADACPNHDCVVEQIERDLSVLSNGNASLGEKREALKYLVHFVGDIHQPLHCADDQDRGGNDKWFRWHGPNGTAQRYKWVNLHSLWDDLLQPNRRPNPHFLARKLEKEITPQEERDWCKGKAEDWGWESFRIAQNDIYPGLPSGPLPDKNRWGRDLPEKFYSPTMKATAYRQLEKAGVRLAWLLNGIFK
- a CDS encoding amidohydrolase family protein; protein product: MLQVHTAIENVTLYDGVKDKPLSRATLLVSGEKLEYVGLHSKAPAYEARTAVDGQGLFVLPGLIDLHVHGLVDETTLESFLRNGVTTVRDLASDLFEGMAWKARERSGLIASPRLYISGPVLTCPQGYPENVWGPKVSAPVQGRYQSQDKVKRIVGMGVDVVKIGMEHELGPVLSETEVVSIVKAAKELSKRVTAHITNEQDFEVCLKSGVGELAHIPARPVSDDLWKEAVRKKVLILPTIHAHAGWAEEWKRKADHPFGQFCQHGFKAGHHQCQKNLERFLELGGKVAYGTDAGNPHMPFGVSTKEWRDLQSTGITPSQCLKMATSEAAKVLGEEERLGSLEKGKFADLALYQHDPLKDPQNFRTLKMVYKGGRAYAPGDLEFPQPFDLDFWIRQWDRTKFEPGWQEAFGGK